From a single Nothobranchius furzeri strain GRZ-AD unplaced genomic scaffold, NfurGRZ-RIMD1 Scf090, whole genome shotgun sequence genomic region:
- the LOC139065127 gene encoding uncharacterized protein has protein sequence MAPVFGHATARLLFLIVFTIYAVISAQFSCGFVSAVRSYDRGSLLCIKESMEFLFYEQRKFQQTFPPPFVCSPDSPEYQLVCRAPGRKRRSRKRGCRSGVQVKQRLASLGVAAPDRPSRCLRRIPCVERRCGGGTLPPSSFRIVAPGVLHPVRSWFSDLDVLLPCSPVFTPVDQLMLSRVRWRSRDRVSCLRPILLNSAPKPLTALSCRFGLFNARSIANKSFSLNELFSSQTLDFMFFTETWQREGEYIHLNELCPAGCAVFGMPRPSRRGGGLAVVFKETFICKVLNTQAFTSFESQTIKIGSSIPFYCVLIYRPPGPATAFLKDFSDFLSSIIKLENVLILGDFNIHIDDSTSGPAVELLTMTESFNFEQHVSGPTHQKGHTLDLVFSLDLNISNLCVKDVHMSDHSCVLFDLHFNLESTPSVVIPQRRIISENTAARFIEMFDSNLFLESQDVDSLIHSLNSRCKSILDVVAPFKSNRVTRKPFSPWINDSIQNLKRLCRKTERLWKSTKLEVHRLYLKDLMLSLNELIKKSRSEYFRKLIIQNKKKTTSFI, from the coding sequence atggcgcctgtgttcggccaTGCCACTGCTCGACTCCTATTTTTGATTGTGTTCACAATATACGCGGTCATTTCAGCCCAATTTTCATGTGGCTTTGTTTCTGCTGTACGGAGTTACGATCGTGGTTCTCTTCTTTGTATAAAAGAGTCTATGGAGTTCCTCTTTTATGAACAGCGCAAGTTCCAACAAACATTTCCGCCTCCGTTTGTTTGTTCACCCGACTCACCTGAGTACCAGCTGGTGTGCCGCGCCCCAGGCAGAAAGAGGAGATCGAGGAAGCGGGGATGCAGGTCTGGTGTTCAAGTCAAGCAGAGGCTGGCTTCTTTGGGAGTCGCAGCTCCGGATCGCCCGTCCAGGTGTTTGCGGAGGATCCCTTGTGTCGAGCGGCGCTGTGGCGGCGGGACGCTCCCCCCGTCATCCTTCCGGATCGTCGCGCCTGGTGTCCTGCACCCGGTGCGGAGTTGGTTTTCTGACTTGGATGTGCTGTTACCTTGCAGCCCTGTGTTTACACCGGTGGATCAGCTGATGCTTTCCCGGGTACGCTGGAGATCACGTGATCGCGTCTCCTGCTTACGACCGATCCTGCTGAATTCAGCTCCTAAGCCTTTGACAGCTCTCTCCTGCCGGTTTGGCCTGTTTAATGCTCGCTCTATTGCGAATAAATCATTCTCTTTGAATGAACTTTTCTCCAGTCAAACTCTGGATTTTATGTTCTTTACTGAGACATGGCAGAGAGAAGGTGAATATATTCATCTCAACGAACTCTGCCCCGCTGGCTGCGCTGTTTTTGGGATGCCCCGCCCCTCCCGCCGCGGAGGAGGTCTTGCAGTTGTTTTTAAGGAGACTTTTATCTGCAAAGTGTTAAACACTCAAGCTTTTACTTCTTTTGAATCACAGACAATCAAGATTGGTTCATCTATTCCATTTTActgtgtgctgatttatcgcccaccTGGACCAGCCACAGCTTTTCTTAAGGATTTTAGTGATTTTTTATCTTCTATCATAAAGCTGGAAAATGTTTTAATTCTgggagattttaatattcatattgaTGACAGCACTTCTGGCCCAGCAGTGGAACTTTTAACAATGACTGAATCTTTCAATTTTGAGCAGCATGTCTCTGGCCCCACCCATCAAAAAGGCCATACTCTAGACCTTGTGTTTTCCCTTGATCTGAATATTTCCAATCTTTGTGTGAAGGATGTCCACATGAGTGACCAtagctgtgttttatttgatttacactTTAATCTTGAGTCTACGCCTTCTGTGGTCATCCCACAAAGGCGCATTATTTCAGAGAATACAGCAGCTAGATTCATTGAGATGTTTGACTCCAATTTGTTTTTGGAATCTCAGGATGTGGACAGCCTTATTCACAGCCTAAATAGTCGCTGTAAATCCATTTTGGATGTGGTTGCTCCTTTTAAATCTAACAGGGTAACTCGGAAACCATTTTCTCCTTGGATAAATGACAGCATTCAGAACTTGAAAAGACTGTGCAGGAAAACGGAACGCCTGTGGAAGTCCACTAAACTCGAGGTCCATAGGCTGTACCTTAAGGACCTTATGCTTTCTCTAAATGAGCTGATAAAAAAATCCAGGTCTGAATACTTCCGCAAACTGATTatccaaaacaagaaaaaaaccaCAAGTTTTATTTGA